The sequence below is a genomic window from Candidatus Deferrimicrobiaceae bacterium.
TCTACACGATCGGCGGGCTGTCCGCCCACGCCGACCGGGACGACCTGCTCGCCTGGGCGGGGGGTTTCCGGACCCCCCCCGACAGGGTATTCGTGGCTCACGGGGAGGAGTCGGTGTCCGTCGGGTTCGCCGGTCTGTTGAACGAGCGGTTCGGCTGGAACGCCGAGGTCCCCTACCCCGGCCGGCCGATCGACCTATGAGTGTGTTCGGGGACGCTCCTCTCCCGCTCCCCAACAGGGGAACCGGTGCGTAGCGGGGGGTTCCTCAGAGCGGCCTATGGAGCGAGGGGGAATTTGCGTCGAGCGGAATCGGCAGCGAGCGGGCGCAGGTCGCGAGCGTAGCGAAGAGGAAGCCCCCCGCGAGCCCCGGGCCCCGGTCGGGGAAACGCTCGAAGCCATAGCCCCGTCGCGGGGTGCGGATGTGGAGATGCCCGTGAGTCGAAAAAGGATCCCGCGGAAGAGGAGATGGC
It includes:
- a CDS encoding MBL fold metallo-hydrolase RNA specificity domain-containing protein, translating into YTIGGLSAHADRDDLLAWAGGFRTPPDRVFVAHGEESVSVGFAGLLNERFGWNAEVPYPGRPIDL